The genomic interval GAGTTGGAGTTCGTTCACTTGGAGGGAAAATATTAAAGCGGGAGATAATAAAACACAACGCAGGCTGTTTCACAGATCTTGGATAGAAAACATGGAGCAAATCCAGCCAGACTCACCGTCGCGCAATTCGACCAACAACGGATCGAGCAAGGACGCCGCCTCTCCTCTGTTAGAGATTGCATGTTTCAATGAAGAGTCGGCTATAATCGCTGCCAAATCTGGAGCTGATCGAATTGAGTGAGTATTTTCTGTCTCAACCATGAACTCGTAAGTTGAGGCCCGTCTTTGACTTTACGCCGTTGAATGTGGTCAACCAAGATACTTCATGCTTGCACATGCTCCGTTTGTAGCCAAGGATTAACACTGCAAAGGCTATGTCAGGACTATGCATCGGGTGGTTTGTCTCCAGAGCCTAAGGCCTTGGCTATACTGAAATCGCAAATATCCATCCCAATCTACGTGATGATCCGACCACATGCAGAGAGCTTCTATTACAGCGACACAGACTTCGAAGCCATGAAGCATACAATGCATTCGCTCAGGGAGAAAGGTGCGGATGGTTTTGTATTCGGGATTCTGACTCAGGATACGCCAGCACAGACCGCTCCTCGAATTGATGTGGCGAGGAATAAAGAATTGGTTGAGCTTGCGCAGGGCAGGCCATGTACCTTTCATCGCGCGTTTGACCTGATATCGGAATCGAACTGGGATACTGCCTTGGCCGACATCGTGGAGTGTGGGTTTACTTCTATCCTGACAAGTGGTCCGTCCGGTGGGACGGCGATCGAATGTGTCGATCACTTAGACCGCCTGGTACATGAACGACTTGAGCAGTTAAGGGGACGTGTGGAGGGCCATGCTCGGTTGCCTCAGATCATTGTAGGTGGAGGCGTTAGAGCAACCAACATCAGAATGTTATGGGAGAGGACGCGTGCTCCCGCATTTCATTCTGCAGCCCTTGCTCAATCGTCGGTGGAGCTGGTCAGTGATGCTGAAGTAGAGGCGTTGAGGGCCGCTCTTAACAAAGCAACGTGAAAGTGTACTATAAAGCAAGCTTTCTATCGGCGATGGCCATGACGAACTGAAGTATCAATCCATGTTATGTGTCAGTTGTAAAATATTCGTTACGTACAAGATATGGGCGTTTCACAATgcttgtctcttcttcctccagccAGTTAAGGCGCATGTCAGCTCGGAGGATGTGGGACATGGTAACGGCCATATTTACCCCTACGCCATGCCCGATTTTCTCCAGACACTGCGCAATCCATGCCCGCATCTTCGGTGACGCACCCCGGCAATCAGATGCAATGAAAAGCGGCCACATCAAACGAACAACACCGCCGGCAAACGGAATACCCAGGGTTGATCCATCAGATGAACCAGTCATGCCCAGATGATACGGTACGCTGGCACATATATCCTCTGCTAACTGTTGGGAGACTGCGGTGCTGTGCCTCTCACTTTCTATATGCGATCCCCTTCCTCCAGAGTCCTGGAAGTGAGTGTCGTAAAGGTACCCAATGATGCCTTGGAGAATGATGCGGATGAACCGATAATGGTTCCAAGCCATACTCACTGTACTGTTAGGATAGACGTGATAATGATCACTGTAAATAGGGTGGAGTGTATCATTCTCCTCTTCGGTCTTTTTAACCTTGACAACGGTGTATTTCCAATTCGGATCGATGCTCATAGCCCACGTAATCAAGTCTGCATCAAGGGTGAGGGCTCTCTTGAGAAGCCTAGCCGGATGGGCGAAAGCACTCTCGTTGATAATCGCAACCAGATCACCGACTTCCACCAGGATGCGAAAGAAGTAGTCAAGCACCTGGTCCCCAGTATCGCCGCGGTGTTTAAGAGCTTCTTTGGACAAGTCTAGCAGCCATGACGGAGTACGTTCCTTTTTGTATAAGTTTCCCAATGCCTGTTGTCATCTGCAGTTAGCCCATTACTGTTTGCCTCGATGTGTGCATGACGTACAATTTGTATCCGAATCTGAGTGAACAGCTCTAAGCCCGCTTGATGGTGTAATTGCTCG from Aspergillus flavus chromosome 7, complete sequence carries:
- a CDS encoding putative copper homeostasis protein; amino-acid sequence: MEQIQPDSPSRNSTNNGSSKDAASPLLEIACFNEESAIIAAKSGADRIELCQDYASGGLSPEPKALAILKSQISIPIYVMIRPHAESFYYSDTDFEAMKHTMHSLREKGADGFVFGILTQDTPAQTAPRIDVARNKELVELAQGRPCTFHRAFDLISESNWDTALADIVECGFTSILTSGPSGGTAIECVDHLDRLVHERLEQLRGRVEGHARLPQIIVGGGVRATNIRMLWERTRAPAFHSAALAQSSVELVSDAEVEALRAALNKAT
- a CDS encoding Zn(II)2Cys6 transcription factor — protein: MVYRGKPSPACEPCRTRRLKCDQRRPSCSQCIRAHRECSGYRDVATLSFHDQSEEVIGKARRQQNTKASVKALSCSRRPSPSTANGYQQSSPTLFPSLTFSVNDQASGFIFSHYVRNAKNTRGHLDFLPTVIREDTSPAVKACISALGLASLANIHMSPELMSAARHEYSAALSATSVALRDRECARSDSTLAAVELLSLYEIVTCEGPPLIGRWLNHIEGGVKLIEIRGFEQLHHQAGLELFTQIRIQIALGNLYKKERTPSWLLDLSKEALKHRGDTGDQVLDYFFRILVEVGDLVAIINESAFAHPARLLKRALTLDADLITWAMSIDPNWKYTVVKVKKTEEENDTLHPIYSDHYHVYPNSTVSMAWNHYRFIRIILQGIIGYLYDTHFQDSGGRGSHIESERHSTAVSQQLAEDICASVPYHLGMTGSSDGSTLGIPFAGGVVRLMWPLFIASDCRGASPKMRAWIAQCLEKIGHGVGVNMAVTMSHILRADMRLNWLEEEETSIVKRPYLVRNEYFTTDT